One region of Methanomassiliicoccales archaeon genomic DNA includes:
- a CDS encoding rhomboid family intramembrane serine protease, which yields MDTISILALAVIIVSILTAVSKRISLTLALIVANFLVFFLQVFTFGFAIELDLGFRPQYLQSGERLYTVLTSIFVHASAMHLLGNMIFLLFIGWPLEERLGKSRPLLIFLVAGAMGAMFEGMVRLGEPTLILGASGAIAGLVGALFILYPKERLTLPLFIIILPNIPVWVAAMAFFLVQLIIALGIWGGGIAVVAHLAGFVAGMALGWNLPKRTKVVRSGGYDLNSLKPLATTPELQEMLQHIENESQEDVRRAWLEHFASKAKCPICGSSFTLKRDSLKSECGYEVRLR from the coding sequence ATGGATACGATATCGATTCTCGCCCTGGCCGTAATCATCGTTAGCATACTCACGGCGGTCTCGAAACGAATCTCCCTTACCTTGGCGCTGATAGTTGCTAATTTCCTGGTGTTCTTCCTCCAGGTCTTCACTTTCGGTTTCGCGATAGAGCTGGATCTGGGGTTTCGACCTCAATATCTTCAGAGCGGCGAGAGGCTCTACACCGTTCTTACCAGCATCTTCGTGCACGCCAGTGCCATGCATCTCTTGGGAAACATGATATTCCTTCTCTTCATAGGCTGGCCTTTGGAAGAAAGATTAGGCAAGAGCCGCCCTCTGTTAATCTTCCTGGTAGCGGGGGCGATGGGCGCGATGTTCGAAGGGATGGTGCGCTTGGGGGAGCCGACGCTGATATTAGGCGCCTCTGGAGCTATCGCTGGGCTGGTGGGAGCCCTGTTCATCCTTTATCCTAAGGAAAGACTGACGTTGCCCCTTTTCATAATCATATTGCCTAATATTCCCGTTTGGGTGGCGGCCATGGCTTTCTTCTTAGTTCAGTTAATCATAGCGTTAGGAATATGGGGAGGAGGAATCGCGGTCGTGGCGCACCTGGCAGGCTTCGTAGCGGGAATGGCCTTGGGATGGAATCTTCCAAAGAGAACCAAGGTAGTCAGATCAGGAGGATATGACCTCAACTCGCTCAAGCCCTTGGCCACGACACCGGAGCTTCAAGAGATGCTGCAACATATTGAGAATGAAAGCCAGGAGGACGTCAGGAGGGCTTGGCTGGAGCACTTCGCCTCCAAGGCCAAATGCCCCATCTGCGGATCCTCTTTCACTCTCAAGCGGGATTCGTTGAAGAGCGAGTGCGGATATGAGGTGAGACTGCGATGA
- a CDS encoding MBL fold metallo-hydrolase codes for MRPQVKVLCEGMIRREGKAILEARSSSVLVTSERELIVVDTSTREYRARILEALDKYGLRPHDITILVSTHSHLDHRGNDDLFPSARRLSMIGEGEPGESIPLASGVVMVRTPGHTPDSGSVFVEGEKRFAIAGDAIPTRDNIMKWLPPGIHYDKRLALRSMSMIVRFADVVIPGHGPPFELDEIIKIRRKGNGEDDEREG; via the coding sequence ATGAGGCCACAGGTTAAGGTTCTCTGCGAGGGCATGATAAGAAGGGAGGGGAAGGCGATTCTAGAGGCTCGCAGTTCCTCTGTTCTCGTTACCTCGGAAAGAGAGTTGATCGTGGTGGACACCTCCACGCGAGAATATCGCGCGCGAATCCTCGAGGCATTAGATAAATACGGCCTAAGGCCTCACGACATCACAATCCTGGTCAGCACTCATTCGCATCTGGACCATAGAGGGAATGACGACCTATTCCCCTCCGCCAGGAGGCTGTCAATGATAGGAGAGGGCGAGCCTGGGGAATCGATTCCCCTCGCTTCGGGTGTGGTAATGGTCCGTACCCCAGGGCACACGCCGGATAGCGGGAGCGTCTTTGTCGAGGGCGAGAAGCGCTTCGCCATCGCTGGAGATGCCATCCCCACCCGGGACAATATCATGAAATGGCTTCCTCCTGGCATCCATTATGACAAACGCTTGGCGCTGCGAAGTATGAGCATGATTGTGAGATTCGCCGATGTGGTCATCCCAGGTCACGGACCTCCTTTCGAGCTGGATGAAATAATTAAAATAAGACGAAAGGGCAATGGAGAAGATGATGAGAGAGAAGGGTGA
- a CDS encoding HVO_0476 family zinc finger protein, with amino-acid sequence MEKMMREKGDMSIPNSLYLDCPSCGEKRLHEVLRGRLSRGGDVMETTVRCQECNHVHVTVVREPSSVKLPLLLSDMGETRKLDSEFAEDELVSVGDELFVGEYNVVITAIEKEEGRAAQALAKEIKAIWAKRYDRVRVKVSVNKTSRTLAAELTALPEEEFYVGDLLAIGRDNVVIHGIKTKEGMVRQGGVAARDIVRIYAKSARTTYS; translated from the coding sequence ATGGAGAAGATGATGAGAGAGAAGGGTGATATGTCGATACCGAATTCCCTCTACTTGGATTGCCCCTCCTGCGGGGAAAAGAGGTTGCACGAGGTTCTGCGTGGTAGGCTTTCTCGAGGAGGGGACGTCATGGAGACTACGGTCAGGTGTCAAGAGTGTAATCATGTGCATGTGACGGTGGTGCGCGAACCATCCTCAGTCAAGCTTCCCCTTTTACTCAGCGACATGGGGGAGACAAGGAAACTGGATTCTGAGTTCGCTGAGGATGAGTTGGTGTCTGTGGGGGACGAGCTCTTCGTGGGAGAGTATAATGTGGTGATCACCGCCATTGAGAAGGAGGAAGGGCGGGCAGCTCAAGCTTTAGCCAAGGAGATAAAGGCCATATGGGCCAAGAGATACGATAGGGTGCGGGTGAAGGTCTCGGTGAACAAGACCTCCAGGACGTTGGCCGCGGAGCTCACGGCCCTGCCTGAAGAGGAGTTCTATGTGGGCGATCTGCTGGCCATCGGAAGGGACAATGTCGTGATTCATGGCATAAAGACGAAGGAGGGAATGGTGCGCCAGGGCGGCGTGGCGGCGAGGGATATCGTCCGCATCTACGCCAAGAGCGCCCGGACCACCTATTCGTGA
- a CDS encoding protein-L-isoaspartate(D-aspartate) O-methyltransferase: MRARMVARLRASGYIRSERVAQAMLAVPRHEFVPADLREKAYADTPLHIGEGQTISAPHMVAIMLEALELRPGLKVLEVGCGSGYHAAVMAEMIRPGGKVYSIERLPSLVTMARRNLEAAGYADWVEVIEGDGTLGLPEQAPFDRISVAAAAPDIPAPLKEQLAEEGMMLVPVGGAFYQELILVVKRKGKLTTKNLGGCAFVPLVGRYGNKA, encoded by the coding sequence ATGAGGGCCAGAATGGTGGCTAGGCTTCGAGCCTCAGGATACATTCGCAGCGAACGCGTGGCCCAGGCCATGCTAGCCGTCCCTAGGCACGAGTTCGTGCCTGCTGATCTGAGGGAAAAGGCGTATGCGGATACGCCATTGCACATAGGGGAGGGGCAGACCATCAGCGCCCCTCACATGGTGGCTATCATGCTGGAGGCGTTAGAGCTCCGACCGGGACTGAAAGTGCTAGAGGTGGGATGTGGCTCTGGCTATCACGCGGCGGTCATGGCCGAGATGATCAGGCCGGGAGGGAAAGTTTACAGCATAGAGAGGCTGCCTAGCCTTGTGACCATGGCTAGACGGAACCTGGAAGCGGCAGGGTATGCTGATTGGGTAGAGGTTATAGAGGGCGATGGGACTTTAGGACTCCCTGAGCAAGCGCCTTTCGATCGCATCTCCGTGGCCGCCGCCGCTCCTGACATACCAGCTCCGCTGAAGGAGCAATTGGCTGAGGAGGGTATGATGCTAGTGCCAGTGGGGGGCGCCTTCTATCAAGAGTTGATACTCGTGGTGAAGAGGAAGGGCAAACTCACTACTAAGAATCTAGGGGGCTGCGCCTTCGTGCCCTTGGTGGGAAGATATGGCAACAAAGCCTGA
- a CDS encoding HAD family phosphatase: MSAKRKYDLVAFDMDGVLVDYRSCWTWIHDHFSVDNERSLELFVRGEIDDLEFMRRDIALWKAKHPTLCRDDLRSILEPLPMSEGIAETVSRLKESGVRTVIISGGIDLVAERIARRYGFDDYFANGVECDEKGLLTGEGILRVQLKNKRAALESCMAKFNVPRERTAAIGDSFIDVSMFEAAGMSIAYNPSDEVVRRSATYVVEGGSLTAILPYILDGHE; encoded by the coding sequence GTGAGCGCGAAAAGAAAATATGACTTAGTTGCATTCGACATGGACGGTGTGCTGGTCGACTATCGCAGTTGCTGGACCTGGATCCATGATCATTTCTCTGTGGACAATGAGCGTTCGCTAGAGCTGTTCGTGCGGGGGGAGATCGATGATCTGGAGTTCATGCGCCGGGACATAGCCCTGTGGAAAGCGAAGCATCCTACCCTTTGCCGCGATGACCTCCGTTCTATCCTGGAGCCACTTCCCATGAGCGAAGGCATAGCTGAGACCGTCTCCCGTTTGAAAGAGAGTGGGGTGCGCACGGTCATCATATCCGGAGGTATCGACCTGGTGGCTGAGAGGATCGCTAGGCGCTACGGCTTCGACGATTATTTCGCCAATGGCGTGGAATGTGATGAGAAGGGGCTATTGACCGGGGAGGGCATATTGCGAGTGCAGCTAAAGAACAAGCGTGCCGCCTTGGAGAGCTGCATGGCTAAATTCAACGTACCCCGCGAACGCACCGCTGCCATCGGGGACAGCTTCATCGATGTCTCTATGTTCGAGGCCGCGGGGATGAGCATCGCCTACAATCCTTCGGACGAGGTGGTGAGGCGGAGCGCCACCTATGTTGTGGAAGGGGGGAGCCTGACTGCTATCCTGCCTTATATTCTAGATGGGCATGAATGA
- a CDS encoding TraB/GumN family protein — MRGAMITLVGVGHVFDIKKQVRDIILEERPAAVCVELDPGRYQALKDPASRARMPPTYRLLSHFQKRMAKDFGGELGSEMLSAIDTAQGQGIPVLLIDADAAQLFSKLWQEMSFRERVLLTFSALMGIFSSRKKVEKELERFTQQEEAYLEEFGKEYPTLKRVLIDERNQLMANRIAEAEARYLNVLAVVGDGHVEGIRRLLSPRDIRVIRLKHLLDGEYLGTRAKVGEGNKEVSFQFDL; from the coding sequence GTGAGAGGCGCAATGATCACTCTTGTGGGCGTAGGCCATGTGTTCGATATCAAGAAGCAGGTGAGGGACATAATCCTAGAGGAGAGGCCTGCAGCAGTATGCGTGGAACTGGATCCTGGCCGCTATCAGGCACTGAAGGACCCTGCCTCGCGCGCCCGTATGCCTCCGACCTATCGGTTGCTATCGCACTTCCAGAAGCGCATGGCCAAGGATTTCGGGGGGGAGCTTGGTTCGGAGATGCTTTCTGCCATCGATACCGCCCAGGGGCAGGGAATACCAGTGCTGCTGATCGATGCCGATGCGGCTCAGCTCTTCTCCAAGCTCTGGCAGGAGATGTCCTTCAGGGAAAGGGTGCTCCTCACCTTCTCTGCTCTGATGGGAATCTTCAGCAGCAGGAAGAAGGTGGAGAAAGAGTTGGAGAGGTTCACACAGCAGGAGGAAGCGTATCTTGAGGAATTCGGGAAGGAATATCCTACGCTGAAGCGAGTGCTGATAGACGAGCGCAATCAGCTCATGGCCAATCGCATCGCGGAAGCGGAGGCAAGATACCTCAACGTGTTGGCCGTGGTGGGCGATGGTCATGTAGAAGGTATCAGGAGGCTGCTCTCCCCCAGGGATATCAGGGTTATAAGGCTGAAGCATCTGCTGGATGGAGAATATCTTGGCACCAGAGCGAAAGTGGGGGAGGGGAATAAGGAGGTATCCTTCCAATTCGACCTTTGA
- the thyX gene encoding FAD-dependent thymidylate synthase produces the protein MKVTLLSYTKEAEKLCAAAARSCYSKKTASQLLEEMDQERAGKTIAEITGMGHHSVVEHASYTFSIEGVSRALTHQLVRHRIASYSQQSQRYVSLDEETFVTPPSIAEDDELKKEFEDLMRKAWECYRTLSSRVPSEDARYALPNACTTNITVTMNARELLHFFSLRCCRRAQWELREVADEMLRQVKRVSPNIFSEAGPGCVRGPCPEGKKSCGRSRRQELKNLK, from the coding sequence ATGAAGGTAACCCTCCTATCTTATACCAAGGAAGCTGAAAAGCTATGCGCTGCGGCCGCGCGCTCATGCTATTCTAAGAAGACGGCTAGCCAGCTCTTGGAGGAGATGGATCAGGAGAGGGCAGGAAAGACTATCGCAGAGATCACAGGCATGGGCCATCACTCCGTAGTCGAGCATGCCAGCTACACCTTCTCCATTGAGGGTGTTTCAAGGGCACTAACGCATCAATTGGTACGACATCGCATCGCCTCCTACTCGCAGCAATCTCAGAGGTACGTCTCCCTAGATGAGGAGACGTTCGTGACTCCTCCCTCTATAGCCGAAGATGATGAGCTTAAGAAAGAGTTCGAGGACTTGATGCGCAAAGCCTGGGAGTGCTATAGGACACTATCAAGCAGAGTTCCCTCTGAGGACGCGCGCTACGCCTTACCTAACGCCTGCACCACCAACATCACTGTCACCATGAACGCTCGCGAGCTCCTGCATTTCTTCTCGCTGCGCTGCTGCCGCCGTGCCCAATGGGAGCTAAGAGAGGTGGCGGATGAGATGCTACGGCAGGTCAAGAGAGTCTCGCCGAACATATTCTCAGAGGCGGGGCCTGGATGCGTTCGAGGTCCCTGTCCAGAGGGCAAGAAGAGCTGCGGCAGGAGCAGACGGCAGGAACTGAAAAATCTTAAATAG
- a CDS encoding 30S ribosomal protein S17e, with amino-acid sequence MGRIRPTYIKRVAIELVEKYPRLFTNDFEVNKQLVEKLTNVQSVAMRNRIAGYVTRYHQNNKNA; translated from the coding sequence ATGGGAAGGATCAGGCCAACATATATCAAGAGGGTAGCTATAGAATTGGTCGAGAAGTACCCCCGGCTCTTCACCAACGACTTCGAGGTCAACAAGCAGCTGGTGGAGAAGCTCACCAACGTGCAATCAGTGGCCATGCGCAACCGCATCGCTGGCTATGTGACTCGCTACCACCAGAATAATAAGAATGCATAG
- a CDS encoding ABC transporter ATP-binding protein, whose protein sequence is MAPAIEAHSLTRIFSGGKGKGPLTALDNIDLRVEEGELFGLLGPNGAGKTTLIKILCTLLLPSSGTVKVLGHDVETEFQAIRPRINMVSGGETSGYGLLTVKENLWMFSQFYGIEGKVAKQRISQMLELFGMADKANSVVRTLSTGQRQKMNVIRGFVTDPDLIFLDEPTLGLDVNASMTIRSFIRDWVKRQPGKTVMLTTHYMMEAEELCDRVAIIDRGRILACDTPQNLRRSVARHSTFTILTTPCACLTELSGMRGVQGLNVSRKGENEEVRLVLEEEAFISDVISFLTSKGSKIISLTKNEPTLEDVFIQMVGRGFA, encoded by the coding sequence ATGGCGCCAGCTATAGAAGCGCATTCCCTTACCCGCATATTCTCAGGCGGAAAGGGCAAAGGGCCGCTCACCGCCCTTGACAATATCGACTTGAGGGTGGAAGAAGGGGAGCTATTCGGCCTCCTCGGACCTAACGGGGCGGGCAAGACCACGCTGATCAAGATCTTGTGCACATTGCTCCTTCCCAGCTCTGGAACGGTAAAAGTCCTGGGGCACGATGTGGAGACAGAGTTCCAGGCTATCAGGCCGCGCATAAACATGGTCTCGGGAGGAGAGACCTCAGGGTATGGGCTACTCACGGTGAAAGAGAACCTTTGGATGTTCTCCCAGTTCTATGGCATCGAGGGCAAGGTGGCGAAGCAGAGAATCTCCCAGATGCTCGAGTTGTTTGGCATGGCTGACAAGGCTAATTCCGTGGTCCGTACCCTATCCACCGGTCAGAGGCAGAAGATGAACGTCATACGGGGTTTCGTCACCGATCCCGACCTTATCTTCCTGGACGAGCCGACATTAGGCCTGGATGTCAATGCCAGCATGACCATTCGCTCATTCATTCGCGATTGGGTGAAGAGACAGCCTGGGAAGACAGTCATGCTGACCACGCACTATATGATGGAGGCGGAGGAGCTGTGCGATCGTGTAGCCATTATAGACCGGGGGCGGATATTGGCCTGCGACACCCCTCAGAACCTAAGACGCAGCGTGGCGCGCCACTCCACCTTCACCATCCTCACCACGCCCTGCGCTTGCCTCACGGAGCTGAGTGGTATGCGGGGGGTCCAGGGGTTGAATGTGAGCCGAAAGGGTGAGAATGAAGAGGTGCGCTTGGTCCTAGAAGAGGAGGCCTTCATAAGCGACGTCATCTCCTTCCTGACCTCCAAGGGCTCTAAGATAATCTCGCTGACGAAGAACGAGCCTACTTTAGAGGATGTTTTCATACAGATGGTGGGGAGGGGATTCGCCTGA
- a CDS encoding ABC transporter permease yields MVGRAYPRIIGIRREPSWLLFDIFLPVLGIAAFIFYYRAMGAPEVFTGFVVLGGAMTAFWLNVLWSMAAQFYWEKETGNLQLYLMAPMSRMSVLAGMAVGGMFLTSVRALSTFFLGFVIFGVTLSVQHPWALLALFLVTLVALYGMGMMFSSLYMLYGRGAWHISNLLQEPIYLLSGFYFPVRQLGFWVAVAGSVIPITLGLDGMRQLMFSGADVDPLLHWSWELIILMALAVVFLLGARYALRFMEHLGKKEGRLTLRWQ; encoded by the coding sequence ATGGTGGGAAGGGCCTATCCGCGCATCATAGGCATTCGCAGGGAGCCTTCCTGGTTGCTCTTCGACATCTTCCTGCCTGTGCTAGGGATAGCAGCCTTCATATTCTATTATAGGGCCATGGGAGCGCCTGAGGTATTCACTGGTTTCGTAGTCCTGGGGGGAGCTATGACCGCTTTCTGGCTCAATGTCTTGTGGTCTATGGCGGCGCAGTTCTACTGGGAGAAGGAGACGGGAAACCTGCAGCTCTATCTCATGGCGCCTATGTCGCGCATGTCCGTACTGGCAGGGATGGCGGTGGGGGGCATGTTCCTCACTAGCGTCAGAGCCCTATCCACCTTTTTCCTCGGTTTCGTTATTTTCGGCGTCACCTTGAGCGTGCAACATCCCTGGGCTCTTTTAGCTCTTTTTCTCGTGACTTTAGTGGCCCTCTACGGCATGGGAATGATGTTCTCCTCGCTCTACATGCTTTATGGAAGGGGAGCATGGCACATATCCAATCTCTTGCAGGAACCCATATACCTCCTCTCTGGGTTCTATTTCCCCGTGCGACAGCTGGGGTTCTGGGTGGCAGTGGCGGGGAGCGTAATCCCCATAACCCTGGGCTTGGATGGGATGCGGCAGCTGATGTTTTCCGGTGCGGATGTCGATCCCCTTTTACACTGGAGCTGGGAGCTCATCATATTGATGGCTCTGGCAGTGGTATTCCTGCTCGGGGCGAGGTACGCGCTTCGCTTCATGGAGCATTTGGGGAAGAAGGAAGGGAGGCTGACCCTTAGATGGCAGTGA